ACCGCTTCGGGAGCCAGCGTCCGACACAGCGATTTGATCCGGGCGCTGAAAGAAGTCGGCTTGGATGAAAGCGTGGCCCGGGAGTTAGCACCCCGGCACGCCTTTGCCCGGGCCTGTCGCAAGCTGTCGGAAGCTCGGATCATCCGACAGATCGCCGAAGATGAAGTCTCGATTCAATTCCAGTTCACCCAGGAATCGAAACAGGGGGACCGCTTCAGCTACGACTTCGAAACCCTGCTCACTCTGACCAAGAAAACCGGGCAGGTGCACTGCGATAAAGGAGAATTAGCTCTATTGGCTCAGGAAGAACTGGATCGCTGCATCGCCGTGCGGACCGGCAGCGACATCACCCGGATCGTGCAGAAGCTCTTCGAACGGGAAGCCGATCTTTTCCCGATTCGGCCGCAAGGCGGCGCTTACTTCGTGCCGCAGCTGCACGCCGGCTTCATCGATCGGGTGCAGAGCTTGTTGAAGCAACTCAATGGTCAGATGCTGCGCTTCCCGGTGCCGGAAGGAACCGCGAGTGGAGACGTCTCGGTGAAGGAAGCGGTGGCTGCGGGGCTATCGGCTCTGATTGCCGAGCATGAGGAAGCGATCGATTCGTTCGGTGAAGACACCCGGCCCGATACGGTGGAACGGGCCGCCGAGCGGATTCGCAACACCAAGTTCAAAGTCGAAGCCTACGCCGCTCTCTTGGCCGACCAGAAGCATCAGCTGGAGCTTTCCCTGGCCACGGCTTCCCGAAAGCTCCGTCAGAAAGTCGAAAGTCTGGCTGCTGAGCGGGAAGCGGTGCTGGTCTAGTTCGGTCCACCTCTCATTCGATTCGCAGTTTTGCTTTTTAGCTCTTCGCCCGCCTTCTCGCCCTTTCATTCCAACACGATTTACCGGGAGAAAACCATGATTCATTTGCAGCGTCGGCAAGTCCGGCAGTTACGCAGCTTGTTCAAAAAATTGGGTGCAGCCCGCTGCCCAGCTCCGACTAGCCTCTTGCTGAAGACTGATTCATCCGGGCTCTCGATTCAGGGCTCGATTGGCGAAGTCACGGCGATTTACCGGCTGCCGGGCTCCTTTGCCGAGGAGCAGATGACCATTCCTTTTGCCGTTTTCAATGATACCGCCGGTTCGGACGACAGCATTGTCGAGATTGTCGCCCTGGTCCATCAGAAGTTGCGCGTCGCCTGGAGTTCGGGTTCGATGCCGCAGGTTCGGGAGTACGAGATTCCCTCCAGTGTCGAAAGCCTGCTTTTACCGGAGGTCTGGACACCGATGGATCTCCGACTTCGGGACGCTCTCGCCGAAGCGATGCGATCGGCAGCGGCTGAAGCCACTCGCTACGCGGTGAACTATGTGCAGTTACGGGGGAGAACCGGCGAAGTCATCGGTACCGATACCCGGCAGCTCTTCATCGAATCAGGATTTCCGTTCCCCTGGGAAGATGATCTGTTGATACCGCGCTGTGGACTCCTCGGAGCTGAGGAACTAAAAGGCGATTCTTTGGAGATCGGCCGAACCGCCTCGCATCTGTGGTTACGACTGGGAGCCTGGTCGATCGCCCTGCAAACCGCCCAGGAGAAAAGTTATCCGGATGTTTATCGGGCGATCCCCAATCAGACCGACGCCACGCTTTGGAAAGTCGACGGCCAGGAGGCTGGGGCTTTGCTGAATTGCCTGAAAGAGATGCCGGGCGAAAAGGATCCGCATCGGCCGGTAACGCTGGATCTCAATGGACACGTCGCTCTGCGTTCGCGAGGAACCGAAAGCACTCAACCGATGGAAGTGCACCTGAGACAGTCGCGGGTCGAAGGTAGTCCGATAAAGCTTGCTTTGGATCGAGGTCACCTGCGACGGGCTCTGAGTCTCGGGCTTACCGAGTTCCAGATTGCCCATCCCGATAAGCCAATTCTCTGCACAGACGGACCGCGCCGCTATGTCTGTATGCCCCTGGGTAAAGCCTCGGTGATTGCGGCTTCCCCAGAAGCCGTGCAGGTAGAGTTGGGGGAGACTGCGATTCCCGGTTCGAGAAACGCGAGATCCGAAGCTGCTATTCCGGTAAGGATCCGGAAGGCCACCTCACCAGTTCTAACTGGCCTGGTTTCGGAAGCGGCGGCAATCCGGTCAAGCCTTCAAGATCTACTCGAGCGACTGAGATCTTTCAGTCAACAGTTCCAGCGCTTGCTTCCTGAACAGCACAAATGGCAGGAATGTTTGAAGAATCTGCCTCAAGCGAGCTAGCAAATTTGCGCAGTGCGTAGTTCCCAAATTCTGAATTTAAATCTCAACTCTTTCGGAGAAAATAGACATGGGTGCTAAACAAAAATTGAATGCGGCTCATCTGACGGGCACAGCTTTGGTGGCCATTCTAATCGGGGTGATCTTCCATTCAACAGCGATTGCCTTGGGAGCGTTCGCGTTTTTGCTCGTTGTGGATTACGTTTCGGGGAATATTCGACGGTAGTCTTTGCATCTCCCGATCGTAACTTCGCTTATGATCGGGAGAGTTGAATTAATTCTGGAGTTACCAAGCGAGCTTCTCTTTAGCTATCGGCGGCCTTCAGCAAAATGGATTGTCCATCAGGGAGAGCTTTAACACGGTAAAGGCGCGTTTATATTGGTGGTTCGTGTGAGTTCAAATCGAAATAAATCTTCAGGATCATAGGTCGTTTTTTTGCAAATTCGGGTAGCGGAAATAGACGAGAAATCTTTATGGAAATGCGGTTTGTTTCAGGATAAGATCAGTTCTGTAATACCTCTCTTCCTCAATCTTCAAGGCTTAAAAAGAGATATTCGTGATGTCGGAGCCTAGCCTCAAAGAACTTCCTTCAGCGAACGGTCACGTTTCGAATTTCCCGGAACTCTCCAGGGAGCTTATTCCCGCTTATTCAGAGCCAGTGCCCGCCTCGCCAAGCGAAACTCGCTATCTTCTAGTCAAAGCCCATGTTGGCTTTGGCGACCGTCTGCAGTGTCTCAGCCAAGCGATTGAGCATGCCAAAAAATACAACCGAACACTTTCCGTCGACTGGTCGGATTCGATCTGGTCTGATGGCACAGTCGATTTCGATACGTTTTTCCATATTTGCGGAGTTCAGACCGTACCTCCCGCGGAGATTTACCAGAGGAATTTTTCCACGGTAGAACCCATCGGCTGGATGAACCAGTACGATCGCAAGGCATCCTGCGATTTTATTTTTAAAACCGAGTACGAACTGACTCTCAAGGATGAAGATCTGCCTTCGCAGCTGGTGGTTTATCCCAGCGTTGGGTTGCGAACCTATTACGTGGCCAACTTATGCATGCTCCGAGTCAAGAAGCCCTGGCGAGATAGTATCGTTCAGGAGTTAAAACGGTACTCTAAGTTCAAGACGCTGGTCCACCTGCGCGGCACGGACAAGCATGCTTCCGAAAAAATCCCGGAGTACATGGAGAAGATCAAAGCGAAGATGGCAGATATTCCAAAAACCGAACCTGTTTTGATCGTGTCCGACAGTCTGCCGCTCTACCAGGAACTTCGGGAATCTTTTCCCAATGCAGTGCTGCGAACGCCCAATTTAGATCGATTCCGAACGGATCAAGGAACGCACTTTCAGCTGCAGATCCCGAAGTCTGAGTTCAACCTGAACACTCTCATCGATTTCTTTTTAATAGCTTATTCGAGCAATTGTATCGCGGAAGGCGAATCGATGTTCTACACGATGGCGCGTTTTCTAGATTGCGGTCCAAAGAAGGACATTCTGGGTTATGACGGGGACTGAAAAACAATCGCTCACGCGCAGAGCGATCCTTAGAGACTATACTTAACGGACTTCGTTTCCCTCTGAATTCTTATTCGCTCTTAAATCCCACGGTTTCGAGTACCAGGAGATTATGCTTCGCCTCCGCATTATTCGGATCGAGCTCCAATAAATCCAACAGCGCTTTCTGAGCCACTTGCGGATCCTTCCCTTCTCTGAGAAGGGCATGCGTCAGATGCGTTCTGAGAAGCACCGATTGAGGGTATTTTTCGATTGCTTTGAATAACCGATCTCTGACTCTCGAGAACTCATTGAGATTCATGTAGTAACGAACCCAAAGGGATTCCGCTTCGATTTCACCAGTAGGACCTAACTGGGACATGCGTTGTAAGTAGGATTCGAAGATCGCCTTATTGTTAAGACGAGCGGCGATTTCGGCAAACCCAGCCAACGCGGGGAGGAAGGTGGGTTCGCTCTCCAGAACTTGTTGCCACTGCTCCTGGGCATCCCCGAATCGTCCTTGCTCCATGTAAAGTATTGCCAGATTGTGCCGAGCTTTATAACCTCGTAAGCCCGTATCCACTGAAGCGAAGTGATTGGATTCCCGAGTATTAATGAGATCTTTGAAGCAAGCCTCCGCTCCTGGGATGTCTCCTCGCTCTCGAAGCATCATAGCATGCAAGAAAATGAGTTCCGAGTCTTGGGGATAAACCTGAAGGCCGGCTTTCACTGCATAGAAGGCTTCGTCGTTTTGTCCCAGTTTCCGATGTGCCTGCACAATCAGTGCATACAGTTTTCGGACAATGGAATCGGAGGGATGAGACCCGGCCAGGCTTCTACGAAAGAGGTCCAGAGCAATTTGATGTTCCCCCAATTCCTGATGGATCGATCCTAAGTTGAACAAGGTAAACGGATTACTCGGATTCTCCGCAATTTCAAGTTCCAGGAGTCGGCGGTCACGACCCAGCTTGCTTTTTCGAAGTGCGGGATCTTTGTAGCCAACATGCCGAATGGTCGCATCGGACCAACGAATTTCCGCATTGAGGGAGCGTAGATCGGGTAAAATTTGCTCGTGCACTCGAAAACGCCAGCGTAATCTGGGATCGCGACGGAATAGCCGCACATGATCGACAACCGTTTCAGCGCCTCCTGGGCCGTCACTGACGCACAAGCATTTCATAACGTAAGATGCCATAGTGTTGTCGAGGCTGTCGAATAGCTCTTTGAGCTTCTGACGATTAGCCTCGTCGACCCGGTCATCCGCATCCATCCAGAAAACCCAATCCCCCGTAGCGTGCTTCAGCCCTTCATTTCTCGCAGCCGCAAAACTATCGACCCAAGGGAAATCATAAACTTTAGCTCCGAGTCGCTGGGCGATTTCACGAGTTCGATCCTGGGATCCGGTATCCACGACAATCATCTCGTCGACCAAATCTCTAACACTCAATAAACAATCCTCTAGATTGGCTTCTTCATTTTTGACCATCATGGTGAGTGAAATGGAAACCGAGCGTTTTTTATCCTTCTCGATTCTACTTGAGGGAGATTGAGAATGAGCTTTGGGAGATTGACTTCGATAACCTGCCGATTCCGCATCCCCCCATTTTTTTTGGAATAGAGCAAAGTTTTCGTTAAGGAGTCGTTTCGTATCGAGTTTCAGCCCTTTAAAGGTACAGCTTCCTTCGTGGTGAATGTACACGTCGAGCGCGACCAGCAACTTCAATCCAAGTTTACGGGTCCGAACGCAGAGATCATCATCTTCAAAAAATCCCGTTCCGAAATTTTCGTCGAGTCCTCCGAGATGATCAAAAAGCGTTTTTCGACCCAAAAGGCAAAATCCCGTCAATCTTTCCGTTTCCAGACAATGTCCCTGGTATTCTGCTTTACGAAGAGCGGCGAATGGAGAAATGCCTTCTAGCGAGTTGTAGTCGGGAATAACAAGTTGCGGCGCGCGCGTTCCATTGGAAACGGGCCCAACTAATCCGATTTGATCGGGTGCGGATATTTGCCAATCGATCAGAGCCTCCAACCAGTCCGCAGTGACTATGGTGTCATTATTCAAAAGGACGACGTATTCCCCGTGGGCCACTTTCAAGGCTTGATTCACTCCTTTTGGAAAACCCAGGTTGTGCTCATTCCGAATCATCAACCAGCGATCGGCGCCGAATTTTTCACTGTATTCTTGGAGTAGAAACTCGGTTTCATCAGTGGAGCCATTATCGATGACTATCAATTCGTAGGGAGATCGAGTGTGTAAAAGTAGGCTTTCGAAACAGCGACGCGTGTACGCCGCTTCATTACAGCACAAAATGATAATCGAAGTCAATTCGTCCCCTGAAAGAATCATTCCCTCGAACCAGTGCTCCTGGGGAACTACCTGCGGGGCCGACTTTTGGAGTGCTTGCTGAAGAAGTAAAAAGCGGTTTTTTTCGCGAAATGCTTGAATATCTTGAAGCGTCTGGGTATAAGCCCGAGAGGCTTGGCGATCAAAAGGGCTTGCCTTCACCGCTTGCGACAGATAATTGGATGCCGCCAGAATATGCCCTTCTCGTGCCAAAGCGCATCCTAGGGCGGCTCTAGTATGAATCATTTCTCGCTTGAAATTGACTGCTTCATAGAAAAAATAAATCTTGCCCGTTGATTTTGCGAGTTCTTCACTTATTCGAGAAAGCAGTAAAATTTTCTTTTCGGCAAATTCGCGTTCGACATCCCCCGCATTCGACCAACCGGTTCTCTCCCATTCCACTTTAAAATAGTCATAGGGACCCGGCATTTCGCGATCGAATCGATCTCGACCGTTGGACTTTAAAGCAGCTATTCTATTCTGCAATTCGATTAACTGCGGTACCGGAATTGATCCCGCCAATTCCGAACGTCGAAATTTTGTAGCCATCACCTCCAAAGGGGAGTCCCATCTCATTATTGAGTTTTCGTTCTTCAGCCTAAATTCCATGCGATCATCAAGAAGCGAACGATTGTCGTCGATTTTAAATTCAATATCTTTCCAAAGTTTGGGAAAGGTGAAGCGGTCCAATTTAGATTGAGCATTCTCCACTATTTCGGAAATCTCTTTCGGATGCTCAAGATAGTATCGGATCTTTTGTTCTAAATTTTCGCTGTTATATTCCACGTAGTCTTTTTCGGGTACTAGAAATTCTTGTACCTCCCAATTCTCTTCCTCTTGAAATAGCAAGGCACCCGACGCAATCGCTTCAAATACTCGCTTATTGCATTCACCGCGAATTGAGTGATTAAAAACGATCCTCGCTCGATTAAGCAATCTCCTATATTCCTCACCGAAAACTCCGGTTCGGATAACGACGTTCCAATTTTTTGATAAACGCGCAATCTCACCCAGCCAAGACATGCGTTCACTTTGTACGCAGGGATTTAAATTTCCGACGAAGAGCACATCGATATCTCTCGGGATCTTTTGCCAGGCATGGTCTCTCATTGAGCGGGGAAGACCGAAAAGATTTCCACTCAAAGCGTGTTGGACATTGTCTTTTTTGAAAATTGCCACTCCGGGCTTATCGGAAATGATTAGATCGCATAAGCCGAAGTGTTTTTTATAATGATGCCATTGTAGATTCCAATCCGGCGCAAGACCCACAATTGGAATTGGCAGTTTAAATATTGCTTCAGGTATCTGCTGATAGGCAAGCCACAAGTAAATGAGATCCGGTTTTCCAAAATCTTCAATGAGTTGTTCGAGATCTCGGAGTTTGGAATTGGCAGATAAGGTTAGTTCCGATGATGTATCATAACTGTCCCCTTTCCTGAAATATCTACCGGTTTAGCCGTTTAAATCGCTATAGGAATTACCTTCTCTTTCTTAGGCGGGAATACCGCCAGAAGAGAGGCTATATGGATGAATTCAACCAGAATGCATTTGCGGAGAAAAGAGAAGAACAACCGAGAGCTGGTCCGACGGAGGATAGGGACCCGCAGTCCGCGGCTGCCGAAGTGGGGCGGGCGGAGCCGAGCGCCCCTGAGCGCAGCGAAGGGGAGCGACGCGGAGCCCGCCCCACTTCGGAGTCCTTTCCCGATGCGGGTCTGGATTTATCGGATTCCGTGGATTCCGAGGTAGAAGCCAGCCTTTCGAAGCGTAGGGAATTCCACTCGAGGTTATCGGTTCGGGGACCTGTTAAGGGACGGCGTTTGGTGAAAAAACCGACCGAACCCGTGCCGGCGATGACGGCGGAACAGCGGATTTTGTTGCTGGATACCTGGCAGCGGAGCGGCTTGCCCGCCGGCGATTTTGCTCCTTTGGTAGGCGTCTCGAAACACACGCTTTACGCATGGAAGAAGCGGTTTGAAATTTCTGGCCCGGCCGGATTGTTGGATCAGCCGCGGGGCAAACCTCCGGGCAGCCGCGTTCACGAGTTGACCAAGCGTACAATCCTGATGCTCAAAAAATCGAATCCGGAATGGGGGTGTCAGCGGATTAGCGACATGCTATTGCGAGGTCCGGCTTTACCGGCGAGTGCTTCGGCGGTGGCCCGGGTGCTGCATGAAGCCGGTTATCAACTGGAGCAGGCTCCGACGCGAGGGCATCCGGACAAGGTGCGGTCCTTCGAGCGGGCCCGTCCGAATCAGTTATGGCAAACTGATCTTTTCACATTTGTGTTAAAACGTCAGAATCGGCGCGTTCATTTGGTCGGGTTCATGGACGATCACAGTCGGTTTTTGGTCGGCTACGGCTTGCATGCGAGCCAGTCATCGGCTTTGGTGCTGGAGGTCTTGCGAGCTTCCATGGCTTCTTATGGAACGCCGGAGGAGATTCTCACCGACAACGGTACGCAGTATGTGACCTGGCGGGGTAAAAGTGCCTTCTCGAAGGAACTCGAAAAACGGGGCATTCGACAGGTAGTAGCGTCTCCGCGTCATCCGCAGACTTTGGGTAAGATCGAGCGGTTCTGGGGAACCTTGTGGCGTGAGTGCATCGAGAGTGCAATCTTCATCGACATGGGGGATGCTCAGCGTCGGATTGGGTTATTCATAGACCATTACAACTTCCAGAGGCCCCATCAGGGGATCGATGGTCTGGTGCCCGCGGACCGTTACTTCGGGGCGGCCTCGGAAGTGCGTCGGAGTCTTCAAACTCGGGTAGCCGCGAATGCCTTGGAGCTGGCTCGAAACGGGATTCCGAAGCAGCCGTTTTATCTGACCGGCCAGGTGGGAGGTCAGCCCTTCAGCGTCCATGCGGAAGGGGAACGGATGATCTTGACCCGGCCCGAAGGAGAACGGCGGGAGATAGACTTGGTGCCCCCTCCGCCGCCGGAATCGACTTCCCGAGACGAGTTGCCCAAGCCGGTCTGTCCGGTCGGCGAGGTGAGCAATCCTCAAAGCTTGGGTTCGGAAGAGCCGTCTTTGCCGGGGGAATCGCCGTTGGATGAGAGCCTGCGTCTGATCGAGGATATGTGGTCGATCCCGCCTGAGGGAGGTGACTTATGACGACTAATTCCGAGGCGAAAGCACCGCGTCGGTCTCGTTCGATAGGAGGTCCAAAACTGGGCGAGTCCTGCGGTCCGCAGGCGAAGCGTCTGGCTTCGGTGATACTGGAGGTACTCGCCGGGGCTCGCACTCCGACCGATGCGGCCACGGCGGTAGGAATCTCTTTGCCGAATTATTATCAGGTCGAAACGCGTGCCTTGCAGGGATTACTGAAAGCTTGCGAGCCGCGCCCCCGCGGTCGAGTACGGACCGATGCCAGCGAGTTAGCCTCCTTGCAAAAGGAGAATCAGCGTCTGCAACGGGAACTCGGTCGGCACCAAGCTCTGGCCCGTGCGTCGCAGCGTGCGGTGGGCCTGGCTCCGCCCCCGACGCGATCGGCTTCGGGAAAGAAGGGGCGAAAACGGCGGACCACCGTGCGTGCTTTAAGCATTGTCGCTCGGTTGAATCCCGTGCAGCAAGAGGCCCCGAAGGAAGCCGGCGTCCAGTGATAACGATATCGCCCTCGATCGAGGAGGATCGGAGATGCGGGGACGAAAACCGGCGGGACCGGAGTCAGTCGATGAACTGCCCGGTTCCGTCATCGCGAAGGATCGCTTGAAAACGTTGTTGCGGACGATGATCGGAGAATGCCGGGTGACGGAAGCTTGCCAGATACTGGGCATTAGCGAACCCCGTTACCATCAGTTGAAGCATCAGATGCTGGCGGCGGCCCTGGAAGCCCTGGAACCGCGTCCCGCCGGTCGTCCGGTTCAAGTGCCTTCGGCGGCGGAAGCGGAGATTCAGAAACTTCAAAAAGAATTACGGGAACGGGAAGCGGAGTTAAATGTAGCACTAGTCCGCGAAGAACTTGCATCGATATTGCCTCGCGTCGCTAAGTCAGCGACCGAACCAGAGAAAAAAAAACGGAAGCGAGGGCGACCACCGGGGGACAAAACGGCCGGCGGCGGCGAGGTTGGGGGCGGCAAAAAGATCGCCGGGAGATCGAAAGGAATCTGAGGCGGCGAGTGGTCGAGGTAGTGGATCGAACGCGGCAACGGGGCTTCTCGATACCTAAGATTGCCCAGCGCTTGCATATGGCAGGTCGCACTCTTCGGCATTGGGTTCAGAGCAATGCGGCGACATCTCCTCGACCTTTGGGAAGACCGGTTGTCCGTTCGTCGCGATTGAAGCGAATGGAAGTGCTTGCTCTGTTGGCCGATCTCGGGCCGGCCACCAGCGTGGCAACTCTCAAAGAGTGCTTCCCGGAAATGACGCGTTCCGAGCTCGAAGACATGCTCAGGCGCTACCGCCGCGTCTGGCGGAAAAGGTATAAACGAACCGGCTTCCGGCTCAGGTGGACTACGCCGGGAACCGTCTGGGCGATGGATTACACGGAGACGCCACTCATTGATGGAAAGGACCAATACCTGTTGGCAGTCCGAGATCTGAGCAGTGGTCAGCAGTTGCTAGCCTGGCCTGTGGCGGCGGCAACTGCCGAGGAAACGCTTGTGGCCCTTCGGTCATTGATCACCCGGGAGGGAGCCCCGCTGGTACTGAAAATGGATAACGGTTCTCCGTTTATTGCCGAAGTGGTCCAAGAATATTTGCAGCGAGAAGGCGTGTTCGGCTTGTACTCTCCGCCGAGGAGGCCACAATATAACGGTGCGATCGAAGCGGGCATAGGATCTTTGAAAAGTCGAATCGAACGTAGAGCTGCCTGGGAAGGCCATCCGGAAGTGTGGAACGCTGAGGATGTGGAGGCGGCTCGACGGGAAGCCAATGCCTTGGCTCGACCGAGAGGAGGTCTGGGTCCTACTCCCGAGACGCTTTGGAAAAGTCGGGAGAGAGTCGCAACAGAATCTCGCGATCAGTTCCGAGAGCTTGTTGAAATCCATCGGAACCGAGCTATGGAGGAGGAAGGAAAATCTCCTTCGGGAGTGTTGCTCGAGCAGGAAGCTCGCCGTATCGATCGAATTGCTTTACGCCGTGCTCTCGTCGATCACGGCGATCTTTTGTTCAAGAGAGGGCCAATTCCTCTAGGAATTAAATCGCAAAAAACGGCAAATATTACGTGAGGGGTACACTGGTTAGGCGTAGGCGGGGCTTGGCGTGAAAATCCAACCCTAATAAATGAATGGTTTGAAGCGAACGATTGCAATCCTTTTAAAGGTGACCTTAATGATGCATTAAGCATCGATGCAAGTAAGTACAGCAACATAGGCACTTTTAATGGTCAATCTTATGCACAAGCAGGAGCTGATACGGCAAAAGCAATCAAAGATATGTTGAGTGATACAGCACAATCACTCGTGGTAAATCTGGCTATTCAGTACGGAGCTCCGTTTTTTTTGAAGACTGTTGAATTCCTTGCGAAAAGCGGTTGGACAGTTGTGAGAGATCAATTCGGGAAAATTATTAGAATCGAAAAGAATGGAATCAAAATCACTAGAGCTCAGTTTAAAGATGCGGCAACTGCACAATGTTTCCCAGCAGGAACTTTGGTAGACGCAGAATTTGGTTTGATAAAAATCGAAGAATTAAACGTTGGAGATAAAGTTTGGTCATTCGATCACAAAAATCTGGAATGGAAACTAAAGCCAATACTAAATACCTATATCTTGAAATTTGAGAGTGGGTTAGCCTCCATTTTGGCTGCAGACGAAGTGATTGAAGCTACGGGCGGTCATCCATTCTGGGTGGTTAGAGGCGAATTTTTGGAAAACAGGCCATCTCCAAAAGTCATCTCTCCCAGAGAGATAGATGGAAAACTTGATGGTCGCTGGGTATTAGCAGAAGATTTGAAGCCGGGTGACGAACTTTACTCTCGAAATAAATCCAAAGTAAACGTAGAATCGATTATTATTCGGACGCAACATTTATTTGTATTTAATATACAAGTTGAAGAGTTGGAAAATTATGCAATAACTTCCCTCGGTATTCTCGTTCATAATCAGAATGCGATTGCTGGATTCGAAGCATACGGTGTAAACCCTCTTCCAGGTACTCGAATCAGGCCACCAGGCATTCCGGATGGTTGGCGAATTCGCGGAACGAAATCAAAAGGTGGAATCGAGTACTATAACCCTAATAATCCAAATGAAAGCGTAAGAATAATGCAAGGCAACCCGAACAGTCCATATCCAAATTCACAAGGGCCATATGTTCGCCAACGGGATGCGGGGGGGAATTATTTACGGCCAGATGGTACTCGTTCGCCATTACCCAATGGCGGAAATAAAG
The genomic region above belongs to Telmatocola sphagniphila and contains:
- a CDS encoding O-fucosyltransferase family protein — translated: MSEPSLKELPSANGHVSNFPELSRELIPAYSEPVPASPSETRYLLVKAHVGFGDRLQCLSQAIEHAKKYNRTLSVDWSDSIWSDGTVDFDTFFHICGVQTVPPAEIYQRNFSTVEPIGWMNQYDRKASCDFIFKTEYELTLKDEDLPSQLVVYPSVGLRTYYVANLCMLRVKKPWRDSIVQELKRYSKFKTLVHLRGTDKHASEKIPEYMEKIKAKMADIPKTEPVLIVSDSLPLYQELRESFPNAVLRTPNLDRFRTDQGTHFQLQIPKSEFNLNTLIDFFLIAYSSNCIAEGESMFYTMARFLDCGPKKDILGYDGD
- a CDS encoding Hint domain-containing protein codes for the protein MLSDTAQSLVVNLAIQYGAPFFLKTVEFLAKSGWTVVRDQFGKIIRIEKNGIKITRAQFKDAATAQCFPAGTLVDAEFGLIKIEELNVGDKVWSFDHKNLEWKLKPILNTYILKFESGLASILAADEVIEATGGHPFWVVRGEFLENRPSPKVISPREIDGKLDGRWVLAEDLKPGDELYSRNKSKVNVESIIIRTQHLFVFNIQVEELENYAITSLGILVHNQNAIAGFEAYGVNPLPGTRIRPPGIPDGWRIRGTKSKGGIEYYNPNNPNESVRIMQGNPNSPYPNSQGPYVRQRDAGGNYLRPDGTRSPLPNGGNKDPDTHIPLERYPGFIQ
- a CDS encoding glycosyltransferase, with product MIHTRAALGCALAREGHILAASNYLSQAVKASPFDRQASRAYTQTLQDIQAFREKNRFLLLQQALQKSAPQVVPQEHWFEGMILSGDELTSIIILCCNEAAYTRRCFESLLLHTRSPYELIVIDNGSTDETEFLLQEYSEKFGADRWLMIRNEHNLGFPKGVNQALKVAHGEYVVLLNNDTIVTADWLEALIDWQISAPDQIGLVGPVSNGTRAPQLVIPDYNSLEGISPFAALRKAEYQGHCLETERLTGFCLLGRKTLFDHLGGLDENFGTGFFEDDDLCVRTRKLGLKLLVALDVYIHHEGSCTFKGLKLDTKRLLNENFALFQKKWGDAESAGYRSQSPKAHSQSPSSRIEKDKKRSVSISLTMMVKNEEANLEDCLLSVRDLVDEMIVVDTGSQDRTREIAQRLGAKVYDFPWVDSFAAARNEGLKHATGDWVFWMDADDRVDEANRQKLKELFDSLDNTMASYVMKCLCVSDGPGGAETVVDHVRLFRRDPRLRWRFRVHEQILPDLRSLNAEIRWSDATIRHVGYKDPALRKSKLGRDRRLLELEIAENPSNPFTLFNLGSIHQELGEHQIALDLFRRSLAGSHPSDSIVRKLYALIVQAHRKLGQNDEAFYAVKAGLQVYPQDSELIFLHAMMLRERGDIPGAEACFKDLINTRESNHFASVDTGLRGYKARHNLAILYMEQGRFGDAQEQWQQVLESEPTFLPALAGFAEIAARLNNKAIFESYLQRMSQLGPTGEIEAESLWVRYYMNLNEFSRVRDRLFKAIEKYPQSVLLRTHLTHALLREGKDPQVAQKALLDLLELDPNNAEAKHNLLVLETVGFKSE
- a CDS encoding DDE-type integrase/transposase/recombinase yields the protein MDEFNQNAFAEKREEQPRAGPTEDRDPQSAAAEVGRAEPSAPERSEGERRGARPTSESFPDAGLDLSDSVDSEVEASLSKRREFHSRLSVRGPVKGRRLVKKPTEPVPAMTAEQRILLLDTWQRSGLPAGDFAPLVGVSKHTLYAWKKRFEISGPAGLLDQPRGKPPGSRVHELTKRTILMLKKSNPEWGCQRISDMLLRGPALPASASAVARVLHEAGYQLEQAPTRGHPDKVRSFERARPNQLWQTDLFTFVLKRQNRRVHLVGFMDDHSRFLVGYGLHASQSSALVLEVLRASMASYGTPEEILTDNGTQYVTWRGKSAFSKELEKRGIRQVVASPRHPQTLGKIERFWGTLWRECIESAIFIDMGDAQRRIGLFIDHYNFQRPHQGIDGLVPADRYFGAASEVRRSLQTRVAANALELARNGIPKQPFYLTGQVGGQPFSVHAEGERMILTRPEGERREIDLVPPPPPESTSRDELPKPVCPVGEVSNPQSLGSEEPSLPGESPLDESLRLIEDMWSIPPEGGDL
- a CDS encoding integrase catalytic domain-containing protein — protein: MEVLALLADLGPATSVATLKECFPEMTRSELEDMLRRYRRVWRKRYKRTGFRLRWTTPGTVWAMDYTETPLIDGKDQYLLAVRDLSSGQQLLAWPVAAATAEETLVALRSLITREGAPLVLKMDNGSPFIAEVVQEYLQREGVFGLYSPPRRPQYNGAIEAGIGSLKSRIERRAAWEGHPEVWNAEDVEAARREANALARPRGGLGPTPETLWKSRERVATESRDQFRELVEIHRNRAMEEEGKSPSGVLLEQEARRIDRIALRRALVDHGDLLFKRGPIPLGIKSQKTANIT
- a CDS encoding DUF6744 family protein, whose translation is MSAFIKTNHLPKVTPGARLLGEIITWTASGASVRHSDLIRALKEVGLDESVARELAPRHAFARACRKLSEARIIRQIAEDEVSIQFQFTQESKQGDRFSYDFETLLTLTKKTGQVHCDKGELALLAQEELDRCIAVRTGSDITRIVQKLFEREADLFPIRPQGGAYFVPQLHAGFIDRVQSLLKQLNGQMLRFPVPEGTASGDVSVKEAVAAGLSALIAEHEEAIDSFGEDTRPDTVERAAERIRNTKFKVEAYAALLADQKHQLELSLATASRKLRQKVESLAAEREAVLV